The Streptomyces sp. B3I8 nucleotide sequence TCCCGGGCGAAGCCGGGGCCGTGCGGGACGACGGTCGTACGAGGGTGTGGGAGGGACGCAGCGAGGTGCCGCTCGGTGTCGCGTCCCTGCGATGGGGTGCGGGCTCGCCCTGCTGGGGGCGGTGACCGGGTCGTTCTCTTCGTGGCTCGTCGCGGCGTTCACCCACGAGGACCCTTCGGAGGGCCGAGCCGAACTCTCGGGGGATGACTGGAGCAAACCTGTACGCGGTCCTCGACAGGTTCGGCGCGATCTCGGCGATCTCGGCAATGGCCTCGTCGAACGGGCTTCTGCTTCTGGTCTTTGCCGATCTTCCGCCGCATGCGGTCCCCCCACCCCGTCCACAGCGCTCCGTCCGACGCCCGTACGGTCCCGACGACTGGTCGACCACGGCCCGCAGCCCCCTCTTCCTCGCGTCCGCGCCCAACGTGTGCTCCAGGAGGAGGACGACGAAGAGCTGATGCGGGCGGGCCTCGGCCGACGGCCGTGCGGAGCGGACGACTTCCCGTCACCGTTCACCGAAGTGCCAGGGTCTTCCCCCGTCTTGCCCTCTTCGGGCGTACGCCGCAAACAGCCCGGGTATCACCGAACCGGCAGTGAACGGGACATCAGCTGCCGTGGGTGAGCGAGGAGTTGGTGCGGATGGCGAGCTGGTACGAGGGGCCGCTGGCGGCCTTCGACACGGAGACGACGGGCGTGGACGTCGAGAGCGACCGGATCGTGTCGGCCGCCGTCGTGGTGCAGGAGGCCTCGGGCGCCCGCCCACGGCTGCGGCGCTGGCTGGTGAACCCGGGCGTACCGGTACCCGCGGCGGCCACGGCGGTGCACGGGCTGGCCGAGGAACATCTGCGGCACAACGGGCGGTGGCCCGCGCCCGTGATCCAGGAGATAGCCGACGAGCTTCAGTACCTGGCAGTGGCCGGGCGGCCACTGGTGGTGATGAACGCGCCGTTCGACCTGACGCTGCTGGACCGGGAACTGCGCCGGCACCGCGCCTCGTCGCTGGACCGGTGGCTCGCCGCCTCGGCACCGCTGCGCGTCCTCGATCCGCGGGTCCTGGACAGGCATCTGGACCGCTACCGCAAGGGCCGCCGCACGCTGACGGATCTGTGCGCCCACTACGGGGTGGCGTTGGAGGGGGCGCACGACGCGGCGGCCGACGCACTCGCCGCCCTGGAGGTGGTCCGGGCGCTGGGCCGCCGGTTTTCCACGCGGCTGGAGCGACTCACCCCGGCGGAGCTGCACACCCTGCAGGGCGGCTGGCACGCGGCCCAGGCGCGGGGGCCGCAGGCGTGGTTCACCCGGACGGGATCCGAGGAGTGGGTGGACCCGGAGTGGCCGGTGCGACGGGAGCTGCCGACGGCCGCTTAGCGCGCCGC carries:
- a CDS encoding exonuclease domain-containing protein, with the protein product MASWYEGPLAAFDTETTGVDVESDRIVSAAVVVQEASGARPRLRRWLVNPGVPVPAAATAVHGLAEEHLRHNGRWPAPVIQEIADELQYLAVAGRPLVVMNAPFDLTLLDRELRRHRASSLDRWLAASAPLRVLDPRVLDRHLDRYRKGRRTLTDLCAHYGVALEGAHDAAADALAALEVVRALGRRFSTRLERLTPAELHTLQGGWHAAQARGPQAWFTRTGSEEWVDPEWPVRRELPTAA